The proteins below come from a single Oscillospiraceae bacterium genomic window:
- the ppdK gene encoding pyruvate, phosphate dikinase produces MSKKFLYLFKEGHDAFGGDQTTMKNTLGGKGAGLAEMTHAGMPVPQGFTITTEACTQYYADNREINDEIKADIFKYMGILEEQTGKTFGSIENPLLVSVRSGARQSMPGMMDTILNLGLNDQAVEGLAKKTNNPRFAYDCYRRFIQMYSDVVMELGKSFFEERIDAMKERKGVKQDVELDANDLKELVKEFKQIYLEKQGEQFPQDPKEQLIGAVKAVFRSWDNPRANVYRKMNEIPYEWGTAVNVQQMAFGNSGMRSGTGVAFTRNPATGEKKLMGEYLINAQGEDVVAGIRTPSPISKLHEEMPEVYDQFVEIATRLENYYKDMQDMEFTIEDGKLFMLQTRNGKRTAQAALQIACDLVDEGVIDEKTAVLRVEPKQLDTLLHPQFDAAALKAAEAIGKGLAASPGSACGRVVFSAEDAEEKVKDDAWKKVVLVRLETSPEDIVGMQVSQGILTVRGGMTSHAAVVARGMGTCCVSGCGNDNNVAIDYDAKVITINGHTFHEGDWMSIDGSTGNIYEGQIATVASTENTNFKRFMGWADANRQMKVMTNADNPKDAQNAVDMGAEGIGLCRTEHMFFAEDRIKAVREMICARTVEERKAALAKVEPFQEADFTAMYRIMGDRPMTIRYLDPPLHEFLPTKAEDIAALAADMGMTTEELNNVVVSLHEFNPMMGHRGCRLAVTYPEIAEMQTNAVIKAAIKVSAETGKMITPHIMIPLVGEVKELKFVKDVVVKTADALIAAAGVDMKYEVGTMIEIPRAALTAGEIAKEADFFSFGTNDLTQMTFGFSRDDAAKFLTAYYDNKIYESDPFQHLDQIGVGKLVKMAAADGRATNPNLGLGICGEHGGDPSSVEFCHNVGLDYVSCSPFRVPIARLAAAQAAIKNPRS; encoded by the coding sequence ATGAGCAAGAAATTCTTGTACCTGTTCAAAGAGGGTCATGACGCCTTCGGCGGCGACCAGACCACCATGAAGAATACTCTGGGTGGTAAGGGCGCCGGTCTGGCTGAGATGACCCACGCCGGCATGCCGGTTCCGCAGGGCTTCACCATCACCACCGAGGCCTGCACCCAGTACTATGCTGACAACCGCGAGATCAACGATGAGATCAAGGCGGATATCTTCAAATACATGGGCATTCTGGAGGAGCAGACCGGTAAGACCTTCGGCTCCATCGAGAACCCCCTGCTGGTTTCTGTCCGTTCCGGTGCCCGTCAGTCCATGCCCGGCATGATGGATACCATCCTGAACCTCGGCCTGAACGATCAGGCTGTTGAGGGTCTGGCCAAGAAGACCAACAACCCCCGCTTTGCCTACGACTGCTACCGCCGCTTCATCCAGATGTACTCTGATGTTGTCATGGAGCTGGGCAAGAGCTTCTTTGAGGAGCGCATCGACGCCATGAAGGAGCGCAAGGGCGTGAAGCAGGACGTTGAGCTGGACGCCAACGATCTGAAGGAACTGGTCAAGGAGTTCAAGCAGATCTACCTCGAGAAGCAGGGCGAGCAGTTCCCGCAGGATCCGAAGGAGCAGCTGATCGGTGCCGTTAAGGCCGTTTTCCGCTCTTGGGACAACCCCCGCGCCAATGTGTATCGTAAGATGAACGAGATCCCCTACGAGTGGGGCACCGCTGTCAACGTGCAGCAGATGGCCTTCGGTAACTCCGGCATGCGTTCCGGCACCGGCGTTGCTTTCACCCGTAACCCCGCCACCGGCGAGAAGAAGCTGATGGGCGAGTACCTGATCAACGCTCAGGGCGAGGATGTCGTTGCCGGTATCCGTACTCCTTCTCCCATCAGCAAGCTGCATGAGGAGATGCCCGAGGTTTACGATCAGTTCGTTGAGATCGCTACCCGCCTCGAGAACTACTACAAGGATATGCAGGACATGGAGTTCACCATCGAGGATGGCAAGCTCTTCATGCTGCAGACCCGTAACGGCAAGCGTACCGCACAGGCTGCCCTGCAGATCGCCTGCGACCTCGTTGATGAGGGCGTGATCGACGAGAAGACCGCTGTTCTGCGCGTTGAGCCCAAGCAGCTCGACACCCTGCTGCATCCCCAGTTCGATGCCGCTGCCCTGAAGGCTGCCGAGGCTATCGGCAAGGGTCTGGCTGCTTCTCCGGGATCTGCCTGCGGCCGCGTTGTCTTCTCTGCTGAGGATGCAGAGGAGAAGGTCAAGGACGACGCCTGGAAGAAGGTCGTTCTGGTCCGTCTGGAGACCAGCCCCGAGGATATCGTCGGCATGCAGGTCTCTCAGGGCATCCTGACCGTCCGCGGCGGTATGACCAGCCACGCTGCCGTTGTTGCCCGTGGCATGGGCACCTGCTGCGTCTCCGGCTGCGGCAACGACAACAATGTTGCCATCGACTATGACGCCAAGGTCATCACCATCAACGGCCACACCTTCCACGAGGGTGACTGGATGAGCATCGACGGCTCCACCGGCAACATCTATGAGGGCCAGATCGCTACCGTTGCTTCCACCGAGAACACCAACTTCAAGCGCTTCATGGGCTGGGCTGACGCCAACCGTCAGATGAAGGTCATGACCAACGCTGATAACCCGAAGGACGCTCAGAACGCCGTTGACATGGGTGCCGAGGGCATCGGTCTGTGCCGTACCGAGCACATGTTCTTCGCTGAGGACCGCATCAAGGCTGTCCGTGAGATGATCTGCGCCCGTACCGTTGAGGAGCGCAAGGCTGCTCTGGCCAAGGTTGAGCCGTTCCAGGAGGCCGATTTCACCGCTATGTACCGCATCATGGGCGACCGTCCGATGACCATCCGTTATCTGGATCCGCCGCTGCATGAGTTCTTGCCCACCAAGGCAGAGGACATTGCTGCTCTGGCTGCCGATATGGGCATGACCACCGAAGAGCTGAACAACGTTGTTGTCAGCCTGCACGAGTTCAACCCCATGATGGGCCACCGCGGCTGCCGTCTGGCTGTTACCTACCCCGAGATCGCCGAGATGCAGACCAATGCCGTCATCAAGGCTGCCATCAAGGTTTCTGCTGAGACCGGCAAGATGATCACGCCTCACATCATGATTCCTCTGGTTGGCGAGGTCAAGGAGCTGAAGTTCGTCAAGGATGTTGTTGTCAAGACGGCTGATGCCCTGATCGCTGCTGCCGGCGTTGACATGAAGTATGAGGTCGGCACCATGATCGAGATCCCCCGTGCAGCCCTGACTGCCGGCGAGATCGCCAAGGAAGCTGACTTCTTCAGCTTCGGCACTAACGACCTGACCCAGATGACCTTCGGCTTCAGCCGTGACGACGCTGCCAAGTTCCTGACTGCTTACTACGACAACAAGATCTACGAGAGCGATCCGTTCCAGCATCTGGACCAGATCGGCGTTGGCAAGCTGGTCAAGATGGCTGCTGCTGACGGCCGCGCCACAAACCCGAACCTGGGTCTGGGCATCTGCGGCGAGCACGGCGGCGATCCCTCCAGCGTTGAGTTCTGCCACAATGTTGGTCTGGACTATGTCAGCTGCTCTCCCTTCCGTGTTCCCATCGCTCGTCTGGCTGCTGCTCAGGCAGCAATTAAAAATCCACGTTCTTGA
- a CDS encoding replication initiator protein A, whose product MQYEYFYGAQAEQFSFYRIPKALFTEPNFRELSTDAKVLYGILLDRMSLSLKNQWLDAQNKVYIIFTVEEIMDALNCANQKATRLMVELEKQAGLIERKRQGLGRPNLIYVKNFAATINDKSCEKGDS is encoded by the coding sequence ATGCAATACGAATATTTTTACGGCGCTCAAGCCGAGCAGTTCTCTTTTTACCGCATACCCAAAGCGCTATTTACAGAGCCGAACTTCAGGGAGCTGTCCACCGATGCCAAGGTACTGTATGGGATTCTGCTGGATCGAATGAGTTTGTCGCTGAAAAATCAATGGTTAGATGCACAGAACAAGGTTTACATTATCTTCACTGTGGAGGAAATCATGGATGCACTGAACTGTGCCAACCAGAAAGCCACGCGCCTGATGGTGGAACTGGAAAAGCAGGCAGGGCTTATCGAGCGCAAGCGACAGGGGCTTGGTAGACCGAATTTGATTTATGTAAAAAACTTCGCAGCAACGATAAATGACAAGAGCTGTGAAAAAGGTGATTCTTGA
- a CDS encoding UDP-N-acetylglucosamine diphosphorylase, whose protein sequence is MATAKEKFELAQQRYAATFERHLDNGVNFISRDVYIEPEVVIAPGATILPGCILRGKTVVGADCVIGPNTLLEDTVVEAGSTVNASQCYDSHIGPNNKIGPFSHLRTGTRTAEGCHLGAYVETKNADFAEGNTVSHLTYIGDATVGKYCNFGCGTVTCNYDGEGKFHTTIGDYAFIGCNTNLVAPVTVGDHAFTAAGSTIGHDVPAGALSIERAKQTEINGWGERKLEKYIAKKQKLEAEKKGK, encoded by the coding sequence ATGGCTACCGCAAAAGAAAAATTTGAGCTGGCGCAGCAGCGCTACGCTGCCACCTTTGAGCGCCATCTGGACAACGGCGTAAACTTTATCAGCCGCGATGTCTATATTGAGCCGGAGGTCGTCATTGCCCCCGGCGCCACGATCCTGCCGGGCTGCATCCTGCGCGGCAAGACCGTCGTCGGCGCGGACTGCGTCATCGGCCCCAACACCCTGTTGGAGGATACCGTTGTCGAGGCCGGCTCCACCGTAAACGCCAGCCAGTGCTATGACAGCCACATCGGCCCCAACAACAAGATCGGCCCCTTCAGCCATCTGCGCACCGGCACCAGAACTGCCGAGGGCTGCCATCTGGGTGCCTATGTCGAGACGAAGAACGCCGACTTTGCCGAGGGCAACACCGTCAGCCACCTGACCTACATCGGCGATGCCACCGTGGGCAAGTACTGCAACTTCGGCTGCGGCACTGTGACCTGCAACTATGACGGCGAGGGCAAGTTCCACACGACCATCGGCGATTACGCCTTCATCGGCTGCAACACAAACCTCGTGGCCCCTGTCACGGTCGGCGACCATGCCTTCACGGCAGCCGGCTCCACCATCGGCCATGACGTGCCGGCCGGTGCGCTGAGCATTGAGCGTGCCAAGCAGACCGAGATCAACGGCTGGGGCGAGCGCAAGCTGGAGAAGTATATCGCCAAGAAACAGAAACTGGAAGCGGAGAAGAAAGGGAAGTAA
- the pth gene encoding aminoacyl-tRNA hydrolase has translation MFGMTSGADWLIAGLGNPEPKYDGTRHNAGFEALDYLAAQWHCDIAKAKWQGLYGTAQVGDHKVVLLKPLTYMNLSGQSIAPAANFYKIPADHVIVLCDDITQEPGHLRIRPHGSAGGHNGLKSIIASLGTENFARIRIGIGAKPNPQYDLAAWVLGKLPPADRKAMTDRYPDIEDACRLLMDGNLQYAQNKYNH, from the coding sequence ATGTTTGGAATGACCTCCGGGGCAGACTGGCTCATTGCCGGGCTGGGCAACCCCGAACCCAAGTATGACGGGACCCGCCACAACGCCGGGTTTGAAGCACTGGACTATCTGGCCGCACAGTGGCACTGCGACATTGCCAAGGCCAAATGGCAGGGGCTGTACGGCACGGCGCAGGTGGGCGACCACAAGGTCGTGCTGCTCAAGCCGCTGACCTATATGAACCTGAGCGGCCAGAGCATCGCGCCCGCCGCCAACTTTTATAAGATCCCCGCAGACCATGTGATCGTACTGTGTGATGACATCACGCAGGAGCCGGGGCATCTGCGCATCCGGCCGCACGGGTCCGCAGGCGGCCACAATGGGCTGAAAAGCATCATTGCAAGCCTCGGCACAGAGAATTTTGCCCGCATCCGCATCGGCATCGGCGCCAAGCCCAACCCGCAGTATGATCTGGCCGCATGGGTACTGGGCAAGCTGCCCCCCGCCGACCGCAAGGCGATGACCGACCGTTACCCGGATATTGAGGACGCCTGCAGACTGCTGATGGACGGCAACCTGCAGTACGCCCAGAACAAGTACAACCACTGA
- a CDS encoding ParB/RepB/Spo0J family partition protein: MTKKTTSAYRASKEETIPINKLHPFSNHPFHIRHDLEFSELVDSISESGIITPIIVRPKVGVGYEVISGHRRWEACKELGIESIPARVEYIDDDEATILMVNSNIQREHVLPSEKAFAYKMRMEAMKHQGKATSSQLGTKLRTLDAMGKEVDESRNQIHRYIRLTYLIPSILQMVDDGRIAFNPAVEISYMTEEHQTWLKEEMDICDATPSLVQSRTLKDMSRNGTLTENYLHTLLTEEKPNQRQKFFLNQSDVQQYFPSSYTPQQMQNVIISLLRNWEHKRSSRQRPQHEEELER, encoded by the coding sequence ATGACAAAGAAAACAACGTCTGCTTACAGAGCAAGCAAAGAGGAAACTATTCCAATAAATAAGTTGCATCCATTCTCCAATCATCCGTTCCATATCCGACATGATCTGGAATTCAGTGAATTGGTAGACAGTATTTCAGAGAGCGGCATCATTACGCCCATCATCGTCAGACCAAAGGTTGGTGTCGGCTATGAAGTGATAAGCGGACATCGCCGGTGGGAGGCTTGTAAGGAACTCGGCATCGAAAGCATCCCTGCTAGAGTGGAATACATAGACGATGACGAAGCCACGATCCTGATGGTCAACAGCAATATCCAGCGTGAGCATGTGTTGCCAAGTGAGAAGGCGTTTGCTTATAAAATGCGCATGGAAGCGATGAAACATCAAGGAAAAGCAACTTCGTCCCAACTTGGGACAAAGTTGAGAACACTTGATGCTATGGGTAAAGAAGTTGATGAAAGCCGTAATCAAATACATCGTTACATTCGTTTGACGTATCTAATTCCATCCATCTTGCAAATGGTCGATGACGGTCGCATCGCATTCAACCCAGCGGTCGAAATCTCCTATATGACAGAGGAACACCAGACATGGCTCAAAGAAGAAATGGATATTTGTGATGCTACACCGTCTTTGGTTCAGTCTCGGACGCTAAAGGATATGAGCCGAAATGGAACGCTGACGGAGAACTACTTGCATACCCTACTGACAGAAGAAAAGCCGAACCAGCGACAGAAGTTCTTCTTAAATCAGTCGGATGTGCAGCAATACTTCCCATCCAGCTATACACCGCAGCAGATGCAAAATGTCATCATATCACTGCTGCGGAATTGGGAGCATAAGCGGTCTAGCCGCCAGCGTCCACAACACGAAGAAGAACTGGAAAGATAA
- a CDS encoding LPXTG cell wall anchor domain-containing protein: MKKDDYKDFSVVETAVNAVARGKNITEQAEVDAMAKAIEDAIAALQYKDADKTTPAPAATATPAPAATATPAPAATATPAPAATATPAPAATATPAPVATSTPQYTIPQTGDTSNPALLVVLMLVSGSAAIGTAVVASKRKHNR; encoded by the coding sequence TTGAAAAAGGATGACTACAAAGATTTCTCCGTTGTGGAAACCGCCGTCAATGCCGTTGCCCGTGGGAAGAACATTACCGAGCAGGCAGAGGTTGACGCTATGGCAAAGGCTATTGAAGATGCGATTGCTGCCCTGCAATACAAGGACGCCGACAAGACCACCCCGGCACCTGCTGCCACGGCTACCCCGGCACCTGCTGCCACGGCTACCCCGGCACCTGCTGCCACGGCTACCCCGGCACCTGCTGCCACGGCCACTCCGGCACCCGCTGCCACGGCCACTCCGGCACCTGTTGCAACATCCACACCTCAGTACACCATTCCGCAGACCGGCGACACCAGCAACCCTGCTTTGCTGGTTGTCCTTATGCTTGTCAGCGGTAGTGCAGCCATTGGAACAGCCGTTGTTGCCAG
- a CDS encoding SH3 domain-containing protein has protein sequence MSDLRKKAMTRLVLCAVALVASIIFSVLLLTGNLDGQTGSGDTTPATGDTTSAAAGVDDPTADSFPAEATGDTAAPPAEEQPAAEPEPTPEPTPVPTFDGLSVQPAVIYNEGEQPSYTVTPDNNLNMRAGPGTDYDKVSKVPASTVVTALGANEDGSWVVVNYDGKYGWLKAEFLS, from the coding sequence ATGAGTGATTTACGAAAGAAAGCCATGACCCGTCTGGTGCTTTGCGCCGTCGCGCTGGTTGCCAGCATCATCTTCAGCGTGCTGCTGCTGACCGGCAACCTTGACGGCCAGACCGGCAGCGGTGACACGACCCCTGCGACGGGCGATACCACCTCTGCCGCAGCAGGCGTGGATGACCCGACTGCCGACAGTTTCCCCGCAGAGGCCACCGGCGACACCGCTGCGCCCCCTGCCGAGGAACAGCCCGCCGCCGAGCCGGAGCCCACCCCGGAGCCGACCCCCGTGCCCACCTTTGACGGCCTGAGCGTCCAGCCTGCCGTTATCTACAACGAGGGCGAGCAGCCGAGCTACACTGTCACACCTGACAACAACCTGAACATGCGTGCCGGCCCCGGCACCGATTATGACAAGGTGTCCAAGGTTCCCGCCTCCACCGTCGTGACCGCACTGGGCGCCAACGAGGACGGCAGCTGGGTCGTTGTGAACTATGACGGCAAATACGGCTGGCTGAAGGCCGAATTTTTGAGCTGA